The DNA window TCtgaaaaacggaagaaatatGCTGTAGAATACGATGTGACTCAGGAGGATAAGATGACACCTGTCAGATGAAGCACAGAAATAATCTGTTCacaaaaagtagaaaggaatttaaaaattctagtGTACTGATAGTTGGTTGCAATGTCCTAATCTCTGACTGTTTTCAAAGTGTATTATGTAATGAACAAAAACTAACACAATTTCATAGTACTttgttcacgaaaaaaaaaacctgtaagATCTAATAAATCAGGTTTACAATTCAATCCTAGTCAACTTTGCGAGAGTCAGACGGAAACTGAAGAGGaaatacttacttacttacttagatacttagatggcccgtcttcactcgacgtgcgggccccagcatctcttccactcgtttcgttccctcgccattgtcatccaagatgttctcaagcttcgtgagtgacgttgacgaggtccttgagccgtatccagctgagctctcagctggtccatccgtgcagcgaacacgtcactccatctcgttggcggtctccctcgggggcgtttagcgtcccttgggatccactctagcgttcttttagtccatctatcgtcgattcttctcatgatgtgaccggcccatctatgttttgctttcgatacatattccgctgggtcgcgaagacgggacattgctcttaagtcggagctgcgaagaccggcaaggtgttgtgtgcgccggttaaacttcaggagacatctctcaagggctctgtgggtagtaagtagcttcctagacgtggccgcggtgtctgcccacgtctccgctgcgtaacagagcgctggaaggactgtcgagtcgaacagatgggcacgaagatcatggtccgtcagttggtccgtagctttcctgacggctgcgaatgctgcccatgctgctctcattcttctattcagttcttccttcaagtcgttttccatgttcatagaacgtccgaggtatacgtatgacggagtttccacgatttgggagccttcaagttgtactcctccgtcctcgcagtgcgcgttcttcatgaactgtgtcttctttctgtttattcgtagtcctattctcttccctgcttcgttcaattcgttgagca is part of the Necator americanus strain Aroian chromosome V, whole genome shotgun sequence genome and encodes:
- a CDS encoding hypothetical protein (NECATOR_CHRV.G20374.T1), translated to MLNELNEAGKRIGLRINRKKTQFMKNAHCEDGGVQLEGSQIVETPSYVYLGRSMNMENDLKEELNRRMRAAWAAFAAVRKATDQLTDHDLRAHLFDSTVLPALCYAAETWADTAATSRKLLTTHRALERCLLKFNRRTQHLAGLRSSDLRAMSRLRDPAEYVSKAKHRWAGHIMRRIDDRWTKRTLEWIPRDAKRPRGRPPTRWSDVFAARMDQLRAQLDTAQGPRQRHSRSLRTSWMTMARERNEWKRCWGPHVE